A region of the bacterium (Candidatus Blackallbacteria) CG13_big_fil_rev_8_21_14_2_50_49_14 genome:
TCAGAATCTTTGCCAGGGTCTGCGCCAGCAGGGTTTTGCCTGAACCCGTAGGGCCTACCAGCAGAATATTGGACTTCTGAATTTCAACATCATCGGTTTTCAGATTGCTGGCCAAACGTTTGTAGTGATTGTATACGGCGACAGAGAGGACTTTTTTGGCTTTCTCTTGGCCGACCACATACTGATCGAGAATTTTGCGAATGGCTTTGGGTTTGGGAATGTCCTTCAGGTCAATAAAAGGTGCTCCACCCTCACTGCGGGCAGATTCTTCCCCATCGTAGAGTTCTTCTTCGAGAATTTCATTACACAGATCAACGCATTCATTGCAGATATAGACGCCGGGAGCTGCAATTAGTTTGCGAACCTGATCCTGACTTTTACCGCAGAAAGAACACTTGGGTTGATTACCTTTATACTTTGCCATGGGAACTCACTTTATTTCTTTTTATCTGGGCTGGTTTCGGATTTCTCCTGACCTTCACGATCCTGTTCCATTTTCTCTGCGGCTTTGACAGCGGCAGATTCCAGAACCTGATCGACCAATCCATATTCCTTGGCAGCTTCAGCCGTCATATAAAAATCACGATCGGTGTCCCGTTCGATGATCTCAATGTCGCTCTTGCAATGGTGTGCCAACAGATAATTCAAACGTTTCTTCATGCGCAGAATTTCCTGGGCCTGAATTTCAATATCTGTGGCTTGGCCTTGAGCCCCTCCCAAGGGTTGGTGAATCATGATCCGTGAATTGGGCAAAGCCATGCGTTTGCCAGGTTCTCCACCGGCCAGAAGTACGGCACCCATGCTGGCACATTGTCCGACACAGATCGTAACGACCGGTGATTGGATATGTTGCATGGTATCGTAAATGGCCAGACCAGCGGTGACTGAACCACCAGGGCTGTTGATATAGAGTGAGATTTCTTTATCGGAATCTTCGGCATCAAGGAAGAGCAACTGAGCAACCACCAGATTGGCAATCTGATCGTTAATCGGGGTGCCCAAAAAGATAATCCGGGATTTCAGCAGGCGCGAAAATATATCGTAGGCCCGTTCACCGTGTCCGGTTTGTTCGACAACGGTAGGAACATACTGCATCCGTTCGGGAACGCGAAGAAGGTGTGTCATAGGTTGTATTTTCTCATCTTGAGCGTG
Encoded here:
- the clpP gene encoding ATP-dependent Clp endopeptidase, proteolytic subunit ClpP, which translates into the protein MQYVPTVVEQTGHGERAYDIFSRLLKSRIIFLGTPINDQIANLVVAQLLFLDAEDSDKEISLYINSPGGSVTAGLAIYDTMQHIQSPVVTICVGQCASMGAVLLAGGEPGKRMALPNSRIMIHQPLGGAQGQATDIEIQAQEILRMKKRLNYLLAHHCKSDIEIIERDTDRDFYMTAEAAKEYGLVDQVLESAAVKAAEKMEQDREGQEKSETSPDKKK